The following proteins come from a genomic window of Pseudonocardia broussonetiae:
- the merA gene encoding mercury(II) reductase, protein MNDTRVLDLAVIGSGGAAMAAAIAARQAGRSVVLVEQATLGGTCVNVGCVPSKTLLAAAGARHGALANPFPGAPTSAGPVELAALVEQKDELVGRLRQGKYAAVADAHGFEVRPGRARFTGPDTLTVDDRPLAAHAYLIATGAEPARPDLPGIDEVDWLSSTTAMELAELPESLVVIGGGYVGMEQAQLFAHLGSRVTLIGRLAPAAEPELAEVLRAVFADDGITVISDRATAVATEGGQVVVSTRSGRRASGARLLVATGRAPRTPALDLDAAGVKTDDRGFVVVDAQQATSNPRIYAAGDVSGAPQYVYVAAATGRVAALNATGAAGQRPATVDYTGMPGVVFTRPQLASAGLTEAQALAAGHRCECRVLSLSDVPRALANRDTRGAVKLVADADTGRVLGVHAAADAAGELMLAATYAIKARMTVDEIADTWAPYLTMAESLRLVAGLFRNDMPTSCCA, encoded by the coding sequence ATGAATGACACCCGCGTACTCGATCTGGCCGTGATCGGTTCCGGTGGCGCGGCGATGGCCGCCGCGATCGCGGCGCGGCAGGCCGGTAGGTCCGTGGTGCTGGTTGAGCAGGCCACGCTGGGCGGGACCTGCGTCAATGTCGGCTGCGTGCCGTCCAAGACGCTGCTGGCCGCGGCCGGGGCCCGCCACGGCGCGCTGGCCAACCCGTTCCCGGGCGCCCCGACCTCGGCGGGCCCGGTGGAGCTGGCCGCGCTCGTCGAGCAGAAGGACGAGCTGGTCGGCCGGCTGCGGCAGGGCAAGTACGCGGCCGTCGCCGACGCCCACGGCTTCGAGGTCCGCCCCGGGCGGGCCCGGTTCACCGGCCCCGACACGCTGACCGTCGACGACCGGCCGCTGGCCGCGCACGCCTACCTGATCGCGACCGGCGCGGAGCCGGCCCGCCCGGACCTGCCCGGCATCGACGAGGTCGACTGGCTGAGCTCGACCACGGCGATGGAACTGGCGGAGCTGCCCGAGTCCCTGGTCGTGATCGGTGGTGGTTACGTCGGGATGGAGCAGGCGCAGCTGTTCGCCCACCTCGGCTCCCGGGTCACCCTGATCGGCCGGTTGGCCCCGGCGGCCGAGCCCGAGCTCGCCGAGGTGCTGCGCGCGGTGTTCGCCGACGACGGGATCACCGTCATCTCCGACCGCGCCACCGCCGTGGCGACCGAGGGCGGGCAGGTCGTGGTGAGTACCCGGTCGGGGCGGCGTGCGAGCGGTGCCCGGCTGCTGGTGGCGACCGGGCGGGCGCCGCGCACCCCGGCGTTGGACCTGGACGCGGCCGGGGTGAAGACCGACGACCGCGGGTTCGTCGTCGTCGACGCCCAGCAGGCCACCTCCAACCCGCGGATCTACGCCGCCGGGGACGTGTCGGGGGCGCCGCAGTACGTCTACGTCGCCGCCGCGACCGGGCGGGTGGCCGCGCTCAACGCCACCGGTGCCGCGGGGCAGCGTCCGGCGACGGTGGACTACACCGGCATGCCCGGGGTGGTGTTCACCCGCCCGCAGCTGGCCTCGGCCGGGCTGACCGAGGCCCAGGCCCTCGCGGCCGGGCACCGGTGCGAGTGCCGGGTGCTGAGCCTGTCCGACGTGCCGCGCGCGCTGGCCAACCGCGACACCCGCGGCGCGGTCAAGCTGGTCGCCGACGCCGACACCGGCCGCGTGCTGGGTGTGCACGCCGCCGCCGACGCGGCCGGGGAACTCATGCTGGCCGCCACCTACGCGATCAAGGCCCGGATGACCGTCGACGAGATCGCCGACACCTGGGCGCC